Within Acanthochromis polyacanthus isolate Apoly-LR-REF ecotype Palm Island chromosome 3, KAUST_Apoly_ChrSc, whole genome shotgun sequence, the genomic segment aaataaataagctGTGTTGAGGCCGGGTTTCCTGTCCTGAAGGCCAAACCTAGATCTCTGCAGCATGCTCGTGTGCTTTCCCACCACACTTCGGACTTAGCGAAGGATTTGCTTGAGAACTTTGATTGGAAAGAAAGAGAGACGAGCGCTGTTTATCTGATGTGAAAAGTTCAAGCTCTGGGAGAGTTAGCTAAGGTTAGTCTTCTCTCCCACTTTCCCTCCAGACTTTAGATTTAACAAAGACTTAGCCAAGAACTTTCACGAAGGAAAGGATTAGAGAAATGACACCTTTTTTTGTCTAGCAGTGAGGCAGTGTCCATGTATCGAGGAAGAAATATCCTAAATTAAAGCCACagaaaaatgtcttgaaatgttgaaattgGCTGCTGAGGGAGTGATTTTATTCCAGAGGTGATTGCGCGGGATATTCGGCGGTGCAGCAGCTAAACAGCAGTGCATGTGTCTCACTCATTTACTGTGATGTGGATCGTACAGAAGCAACAAAAGGAGACTGAACTCCAGCCGATCATTTTTCGATTACAAGCTTTTAGAAGACATTCTGCGTCATTTAACGACAACTACGACAACTGTACACAACGTGCAGGGCTAAAGTGTGAAGACATTCcaatcaaaaatgtttaaaaaaaaagcacaccgCTCATGTGATGACTGCAGGCTTAATAGAATTACTCTGGTTTAAAAGGACATTGCCGTATCTCTAGCAAATGGCTCACAAAGCAACAGCCGGGATAATAGCTCAATATAACTCTGAGCTTTGTCTCCCAGGATCCCCTTTACATCTGAACAGAGACGATCTCAATGTGCTAATAAGATTTTGTGAAGCCAGAGcaaatttgttttggtttgggtTATTGTTGTTAAAATAGGTGCTGAGGGGCTCTTTTTTTTAGGCCACGAATCATTTGACAGCGAGGCTTAGCTTGTTGTGAGTCATTGCTCCACTTACAGGGATTCAGTAGCAGCGTTTACATGGATTCTGTTGGACGTATTCAGGTTCTGGATTCATAAGCTGATCCTGCTTGCATTGTGTCAGATAAGCTCTTACCTTGGCTCTGAGAAGCCTGGATGCATCTGATTGTGACATGACTGAGAATATTGATGCATGTAAATTTAATGAGGATGTGTTTGCTCGTTGTTTGACCAGTCAGAGATGAAGGGCGTATCAGCGGGCAAAATACCAGTTCTCAGTTGCTAACACTGATTTTTAATTTGCCCAATTTTGATTTCTGTTGACAGGAAATAAACTTTGCTGCAGCCTGTTTCTTTGTAATGTAATTAAGATAAAACCGTATCTATAGGGTAGGTATGCATGGATACAGGCTGACGAGTGATTCAATTTGCATATAAGATGTCAAGAGGAACGCTTAACTGGGATGTAAGCTGCTATCAGTATGTAAATGTTACCACTGATGCAAAGTCAGAGATATTTTGCATTCATAATATGTGTCCACATTCCTATAGATGAACATACATGTAAGCCAACAAGTGACAATGTAGAGTGACGTGCACGTGCATTGAAACATGCAGTCGGCTGTGCAAGAAGTCATGCATGCAGCCCCAAAATGGATCTAAGCAATTATTTATGTGTACATGTACACATATAGAGATATTACCGGTAGGCTTATATCGACTTTAGCTGtatttcttcctctctcttgcATACATACACACTTGTAGGGGGCAAAGATGGCGCACCAAGGTTTGGTGGATATTGCTTTGTCAGCTTCTCTGCACTCCTCATCGAATGCTGATGCAGCAGTACTACAGTTTACCTTTCTTTCGTTGttcctcagttttttttttctcatcggcCTTTGTCCTTTTCAATTAAATCCAAGAGTCTCATTAGTGTGATTGATCTGTTTGTTCATCTTGTTTTAAACGCAGGCGGAGCTGGGTGGGGCCTCACTGCAGCAATGTGTGAACTGCAGATTCCAGAGAGCACCTATTTTAAGTTTTTGTAGGCACcgttgttttgcttttctgtcaGAGAGCAGAGTTTCCTGAAGCAAAAACATGTGTACGGGCTGTCAGATTGCCCTCTGGCCATGCAACATTACACATCAGCTAAATCTGAATAGCTCACAacaattcactggattttggttgatttttttgtgaatgttctttctgatatatatgtaatcacttcagatatttttaggattttttttggaaatattttactcatttttaaaaaatatttactcgaattttcttgccaaatttggagaattgtttttaaaataaaacttttaagggaaacttttaagtaattattggaattttcttcctgaaggttttgtaaattttctgaaatttggggaatttttggctttttttcagacaaggaaacaatagtTTTTGGTGACCGTAAACGAAAGCAACATGAGGGTTTAGGAGAACAAAAATTTTacatttcctgcatttttgCATGTAGTTTGTTTTCACCACAGTGAGGGACTAAGTAAACTAGATACAAAGAAATACATGAATGGACCTGCTTTTTTATTGCAGCAAGCCACTCTGAAGCAGAAACaacatgatactgccacctctgTGCCTgctataatgtttttttctttgtttgaattACACCAGATGTAGCAGAACCCCTGTCAACATCAAATAATTCAGCTTTCTACTCATCAGACCATCGAAAAATCTCCATAAATGTTTGTAGGTCATCAAGGTGTGTTGTGGTAAAATTCGGATGACCTTCTGGCTTAACAGTAGCTTTTGCCTCAACACTCTCCGTGTCTCTCAGATGATGGAATCATAAACACAGATGTTTATTGAGGTGAGCCCTGTGGTTCTGTTGccttggtttttgtttgtttgcctttTCTTAGGTCATCTGTGACTTTTCTGGAAGAGTTGTTATGGCGCTGTTGGAGGAATTTTGTAAGATCAACCATTTCTGGGAAGGTTCAAGGTATTCTTCATTTGTGCACAGCATCTCCCAGTGTGCATCTGCAGAGTGGCTTAAAAATAGCTTTCCAACTCTTGCAAGGCTGATGTAATTCAATCTCTTTCTTCCTCATCTCTTCTGGCATGTCTTTTGATTTTGCCATAATGGGCTGCTGGTGAGACCTTTTAGTCAACCTCATGTTTCAGAAATGGTCTGTTCATGTGGTGATTAGATTGAGCAGGGCTGTTAGTAATAAAGCCTGGGTGTGTCTGGTGCTGCTGCAAACCAATTATCAATACCATTCGGTCGTTTTTAAGTGATTTTGTTACCGAGGGGGTGAATATTTGTTTCGACCATTTTTTCTCTTGATCTTTTGTGGTTGCTCAGGTTGCCTTTGCACTGTGCTACATTTTCTTTGAAGATCTGACATAGCTTCGAGTGagatacacacaaaaacagaagaaatcactagtataaataatgaaaaactgttttgcttcctgttctgtgtgttttcttttcctccttcatTGCCCCTGCACTCACCCAGTTCATCACGTCTCTGCTCCTGTCTTGTCTTTTGTCTCTCGCCACATTTTGCTACCGTTTGTGTTTATTATGCTGATGACTGGAAATACTAACAGCACCGGGGGCAGCTGCAGACTGAAGCATTGCTCAGTGTTCTTCTCTCTTGGTTGCTTGTTTTTCTCCACTCAGAAGCCTCCTGCCTGCCTCTCATCCTCCCCATCAATTTCCTCGTCATCCTATCCTCGCTCTGCCTTTCATTTCCTTCTAACTGCTTCTCCCCCTGCTTTTCCCCTctattttttccctccctcttcATCTTTTCAGCCGTCCCAATCTCTCCCCGTCTCTCTAAGTCCCACAGAAACTGCTGGCTAATCCTACTATCTGGAACAGCTCAGCTAATTGGACTCAAAATTTTTTGACatactctctccctctcctcatGCTATTCTTGTTTTCCTTAATATGTAATGTCCTGTCACAGTATTCACGAATATACTGACTCAACATATCCCGTTTctcattttcctttttgtttttcctcctcctcactgctTAGCACCACTAGTCTTTGCCAAAAGCCTTTAGACCACAAGCTTTtgtctttatctttttttgaaaaaagtgATGATGCTTGGTGAGAGGTTTCACAGTTGCCTCTAATTCCTGTTTGAAAGACTCAGCATTTTTGTGCCTTGGTGTCAGAACGCATTATTTTATAGGATGTATAACTTCTACGGGTGCAGTAAACAGGCTTGTGTAAGACATTTCCCAGGGCTCCTGCCTTGTAGTGTAATAGACAAATCTCATATTTGTACTCTCTCACATCTCTCgctgtttcttttgttgttgctcCATACTGGTGGTGCAGCATCTCTCCACCAGTCAGTCTCTCTTTTCTGTCAGTGTGTAAAGTTGTAGAAACAGCATTGATTCGTAATCCATACTTCTGATATCAAAACTATTTGGTCCCTAAATCAAACAAGACAGCAAGGTCAGATCATCAAGTTTTAATAACTTTAAAGGAAGTTTGCATCTTCTATGCATcggccattttttttttaagagggAATATGGTTCTTTTAGTCTAATCACTACTACTGTCGTTGAGCAAGAgtgctttaaatgcagtttgaaTTTTTAGGTTAAGATCCTACATTGTTATCTATGATATGAATTTACCGgagtaatttaaatattatgatTAAAATCCTCGGAAATTATGgaaaatacaaatttacctGCTTAGTTTTAACAGCTAGGTTAAGATCTTACAATATCACTATGCAAATTTAACTGACTGAATTAAACAGGAAGGCCTGACAATATTATTCATTATGGAAATGTATCCGACTAAATTAAGAATTAAGGTTAATACACTAAAAAATGTGAAGATATATGACTGAGGAAAGAGAGAAGAGcaaggaaaatgttttttgttgagGTAACGACTATATATTTTAAAGTGGGCAGaggaaattaaacttttatttcgTATAGTGGTAATGCTTTATCTAAGTTAATGTTCTGCTTAATTGTTTGAGTGCAATTAAAACCCCCTTTATGGTGTAATTGCTTATTTTTAGTGGGCATTGTCTGTTCACTGTATGGTGTCTATATTAGCAGTGTTTTTGCTTATTAAAGCAGAAAGATAGAGGAACTCTACAGATAATACACTGAAGTATGTGTTTATAACATGGGTTAgagtaaaacaaacaagaaaatgcCCTCAATAAGtaggtgtgtccaaacgtttgaaTGGTGATGCAAAAATGTGGAGTGAAGACATCAAGTGTTTCAAAAAATTTAACTTCGACACAGGAAGCCGCAGCTTTATAGCCATGACTAAAAGAAGCAGCTGGATGTATTCGTGTATAAAACCAGACCAGCAGTTATTTGACGTGTGCAGAGACTTCAGTTAAACAAGGCGGAACACAGTGCATGTTAAATGTGAAATTTCCAGAaagttaaataataaaaaaaatgctaaaaaaaaaaaatttacagtGCATTGCATTAGTTTTACTTGCAGATTATGTGAATACACCAGTGCAAAATCAGTAGTAGATGAACAAATTACTGAACTGATTTTGTGAAGTATGTATAAAATAACGAGTGTTTCGTAAGGTTTCTGATGAAAAACGCTGCCGTGTGAAACAATGAAATATATGTTGACTTtggaatgaaaaatgacaaaatcattgCACTTATATTAACCAGTACTGGATGTTGCCACAAACCCACTGTTCTCAGCAATGTTTCTCCTGTATTTCTTCTAAAATtcctttttttctaaattcatCTTTTCCTATTTCAGCCCCCGAAATTCAATTTACCTGCTTGTCATGTGTCTGACTCGGCTTGTTTCCTTCACTGCGTCTCACAGACTAATTCGATGGTTTGACATCTCAATCCGAGAGACCTGGCGGAGCTGTCATTGTGTCTcatatctttctttttctgtcgctctctccctctcttagGAGGCCCTCCTGATGTGGGCAAAATGCTGGGtggggaggaaaaggaggaggatcCTGATGCAgcgaagaaagaggaggagcgACAGGAGGCTCtgaggcagcaggaggaggagaggaaggccAAATATGCCAAGATGGAGGCTGAGAGGGAAAGCATGAGGCAAGGCATCAGGGATAAGGTATGATGGCAATGATGGACAACACTCTCTCTATCCTTCTGACAAAGTGAAATATGCTGGTTTTAACCCAACAATAAGAGCTGCAGTGAGCCAGTCTCTCACTCATTGTGCGTGAAACAGCAACCAAAACAAAGTATAGACGTATTTTTAAGACCAGCTTGACACCTAATAAATGCTACTAAAGAAAAACGAACAGAAAGGAAAACGTCAAGCAAAATATTCTCCGACCACACATTCATCTTCCCGTACCTTCTAAAGGCTTCATATCTGTATGACAGGAAAGCTGTTTTAACAAAAGACCTGTGTTTGAAATAGACTGCTGTGACActattttgtttgcttttgtgctatttttaactttttctcaCTGTATAAAATAGAACTGTGGCTGATCAGGAAGGAGCTGAGAGAACTTAGAGAAGTGGAAAGGTGATGAAAAGAATGAGtcagaatgaattaaaatcaatccttcttttgtttttgttttttgaaagaaacgGGTGGTTCAGGAAGAGAGCtgatttagaaataaaacaaataaagattaTGCTGCAGATATTCATGTTTTATGAAGCCATCACCCAGGTTTATCCTAATTCTGCAGGTTCTTCCAAAACCAACTTCTGCATTCTAAATCAGCATTAccattgtttgtattttgtgtggTTTAAGCTCACCTGCAGTTAATGTCAGGTCACTGTCAGACAGCGCTCCCATCTCTATATCGGGCCGTAGAGCTGCAGCTTCTGCAGTGTTACCACTTCACTGCAGAGGCAGTGCCAGTGAGGCAGTCTGTGGGTGGGGCAGGTCTGATGGGAATACTGTGAATCAGCGGGACGAACAGCAACATTCCTCCTCCTGGCTCCTCACCTGCTCTATACTTCTTAAATCTTCCCTGAGGAGGACAAAGAACAACTCCCAGAGTGCTTGTTACCAAAGGGTTTCTGTCAGGTTCCGCTACAGCTTCATACCGCTGAGCTAcataatgtgaaaaatgaagtCAGTAACTAGGCATGTCATACTACAGCAAAGATGGCAGAGCAAATAGTGCAAAGCTGTTTAATCTGGTTGTTGGGAAATGACATTTGACGTGTCAACCAAAAATACCATCTTATAAATGTAAGAgtaaaatgttataaaataacAAAGCATGAGAATTTCTAGCAAAGACTGTATAGAAAAGATTCACATAGTGACTTTGTTGCCACCTGTTGGTTTGTGGCCTTTGACCATTGCAAACTTGTACTTTTGACATAGCAAATTAGCGGTGGATCTGATGGAGAACTCAAAGACACACTGATACAGTATCAACCCGTTAGTCCTACAGTAGCTCCACCCTGAAACATATCCTGCTTTGTTGTCCTTTTTCCTCAAAATGGGACCACAATTATCAAAATGAATATCATGTTGAATTAAAATATCTTGAAAGTAGTGACTGAGACAGCAAATTTGCTAGAAAAACATTTACCGAGTCAACAGATCAAGTTAGAAGTATTTTCTCGTACACTTCAGTACAGTCAAAATAGCTTCACAGCAAGAGGAGGCACCCCCTGTGTGCCACTAGAGAGAGTACAGAGAAGGTTCTTATgcatcagtttttctttttacatctgGAGACTACATGAATCTTTCATGTAGTCAATGGTTGAATGCTCTAGACTTACAATCTCGGCTGCTTTAGTTCTTGTTAGCTCCCCACAACCATGAAAGTGATGCAATAATTAATCATCAAGTTGCTTTACAAAAGCAATCAAATGAAATATGTTCAGGCAGCTTGCGAGTCTCAAAAGGACACATTTACTGCTCTACAGCCAGAGAGGTGATGAGCCATTTCCATCCCTTCCTAGCATGCCTAGGTGCTCACCTTTGCCATGGTGGGCCCACTGGGCAGTGACCATACTTTGCTTTTTTGGGCCAACCTAGTGGGTCAAAGCTTGGCTACCAGATGCTCAATTGCAAGTTCCCTTTCTGGTCCTGGACTCCAGAAAGGGCCACAGTCTCCCTGTTCTCGTGGAGTTCTCGAGTTCTCATATTGCTTCCCAATTTGTTGCGGTCTTTGAATCACTGTTAGtctgaaggagttcaagtatgtTGGCACCTTGTATATGAGTGACTGAACAGATGGACTGGTGCAATGTCAGCAGTAAGGCTGTTGTTATACTGGACTGTCATGGTGATAGTCCATTGTCCATTTACCGCATGATGTCTGGATCACGAGCTCGTCTGTATTAAAGTACCTTTAACTTGATCTACCTGTGTCATCTCTTCATTGAGGAGCATCCAcaataaaatcatcatcattTCACATGGTAAAGAAGAAGCTGAGCCGGAAGGCAAAGTTCTTGATTTGCTACTCAGTCTACATTGTAACCTTCACCTATGGTCTGGATAGTTGCAGAAAAGAAGAGGTTGTGGATACAAGCAGCTGAAATCAGTTTACTATATAAAGGTCGCTGACCCAACCTTAGAGATAGAGTGAGAAGCATGGACATCCAGAGAAAGCTTGGAGTAGATATGATCCTCCTTCACGTTAGATCAAGGATGCTTTCTGGTTGGGTACCTTTGAAGGTTTTCCAGGCACATCCAATGGGGAGGAGACCCTAGGGTACACCCAGAATTTGCTGGAGGAATGaaatatctcatctggcctgggaatgccttGGGATCAAACAAGAGGGACTGCAAAGTGTTTCTGGGGAGAGGGATGGCTGGAATGATCTGAAGAGACTCTGGATAAATGGAAGGAAATGCATAGATGAATGGGATGCTTGACAGTAATTCCTTTTCCTATGACTATATATGGGGAAAAAGGCTTTATTGGTGAGTGTTGTGATAATCCAAAGAACTGTGGTACTCTGTATGaacccaaaacaaaactaaatggTTTCCAGTGGGAAGAAACTTtaaattttgtgcttttgattGATTGCATTTGTCACACTTTAaagttctgtttctgtgtttgaccACCAGTACGGCTTGAAGAAGCGTGAGGTGGCCGAGGCCGAGGCAGCAGCCGCTGCAGAGGAGGCTGCAGAGGGCAGCTTGACTCGACCCAAGAAGGCCGTGCCGGCTGGCTGCGGcgacgaggaggaagaggaaagcaTCATGGACACGGTGATGAAATACCTGCCAGGTCCGCTGCAAGACATGCTGAAGAAGTAGGTTAGCTAGCTGACTAAAGCTAACATTATTGGGCTTAGTTCATAGGCTACAGTTTCATGGTTGGCTTTATTCAGGTTTCTTTCCTTTCACATGCAAGTACGTAACATGAAGTTAAAATCGGGTGTGGTGTTTGGACAAATCAAAGCTTCACGGTGGGGAAATGAATCAAAACCAACACTGTGAACTGCAGCCATTAGACTAAGCTAGGCCGAGCCAACGGCCAGGGGAATGTTAGCCTGACTGATGTTACACTTATGAAGCTAACAGCAAGCAGAGGGCCTAAAGACATGTTAGATGGTTTATCCTTCTAGTCTGAGAAGTTTTAAactcctttttctctcctctgcgATAGCTGCAGAACTCTCTTGCAGTACAGAAAAATAATCTCTTTGTCCACCACATTCACTCTATttgtacataaataaatgaatacataacAAGCCTCAAGGTGGGCGAACAATCATAAATATTATATAGAAATATTATTCTGTGTCTGTcttggaaaaaaagaagtgataACTTGATAAgccatattttaaaaagaaaatttaaagacTACTGTTGTGTGCTCCTAAGCTTCTGTTTAGCGTTTGACTATGTCTGAAATTTATGTAAACCGTTTTGCACACAATGTGACACATTCTCTGTAAAACCTATTGTGTAACTCCCCTACACGACCCCACAATGGCCAACATCAAGGTGTTATACATTCATGTAGtataatgtttgaaaaaaaaataagtttctaCTCCCCCGTTCAGAGCGTCTCCTTCTTAAGTCTTGCATGCCATTTGTCTGGTCGAGTTTGTTGTGTGACTATGTGCCCCCAACCCCCGATCcacttttctcctcttctttatCATGCAAAAAATATTAAGGCAATAACTCCTAAGTTTGACTGTGTTTTCACTACCATGTCGATATAACcgttaataataatagtaataaaaaaaagatctgtATGCATTCAGGAAATTTAATTTACAGGTTTgcagggttttgtttttttgttgtttcattgttttgacGAAGAATGACTGCGTAGCTGTTCAAACAGCGAAAACCTTAAGCTTTCAGCCATAAAACCAGAACTTACAATATATATACTTTTACTATCAGGATCTACGAGACAGAAAGGAATGCTGAATGATGCAGTATGAATAGCCAGTATGTGTTTGAATAAGCAGTGATAACTGTAGAGTGGACAACAGGTCTGGATTTGACATTATGTGATGAAAGAGTCCATCTTTCCACAATACACACatcctaacacacacacaaatacagtgaAGAAAATACTGCAGTTTGATGACAGATTTACTTACACAGAAAAGCCACAGATGTTGATGTGAAGAAGATATGAAGTGATGCTCGATTCGGTTCCATTGTTGGTGTAGATGTAAGACTGAGCCACTGACGGGTGATGCCGAATGCCATgagcaataaaggattatcaTGTATGTTTCTGCCTGAGAttcaataaaaacttaaaaccTTGTTCAcagacattaaaaaatgtgttgtcttcttatttttctgcacagtatcataacaaaaaataactggGGTAATACAGCCCACAAGCTTTACACTTTAAtgtggctgttttattttgaacttTAATGCATACTATCAAGGGAGAATTCTGATTTTCtggtaaaagaaaaatcacattatgtaaaaaaaaaaaaaagaagaagaaaattaaaGCTTAACACAATCAAGAAATTTCAGGTAAATGCTGCTAAATCTTAAGATTAGTTAGATTTTTTGCTGTCACTATATCAAAGAAGAAATGGGTTATTTTGTGAGTGTATTGTAATATTACATGTTCTTAACTTTAGCCGTGAATCCCTTGAAATAGCACAATATGCAAAAATTAAATAGTGCAATAAAACACGCctccagtaaaataaaataaaaaaaacgtgCCTGCAGTGCATCAACTCATgaattataaaatattttattgcagCTACGCAACTTACTTGTTAGTAAGTAGTCCATTTATTGCTCCGTATATTGACCGTGTCATATACAATAAAGAGCAAAGACTTGATCCTTTTTGAATCAGTGCCTGTTGTTTAAGATTATCTACacaacaaataacaaataaaatatatttttactcatttttataatataaatgtaaacaaaaacagattagtAAGAAGTAAAAAGTAAATAACTCTATAGATTTATCACACCTTGATCCATAAAATTCTGGATTACATGTGACAGGTTGAACCTGTGTTATTTAAACCTCTGAGTTCTTAGTTCTGCTTTTCTCTTTGCTATTAAAGTGTGTAGTGTCATCAGGCCAACATTGAAATAAGTAAAAGGATTAGAATTAAAGGTTATGGATACCTATGAGTCTTGCAAGGGAATTAAAAAGatctccatttaaaaaaaaaacataaatcctTCCAgcgttaaaagaaaaaacatctacAGCAGACATAcattttgaggactcactgaccCAGCAAATTCATTCAGAGAGCAGACCATCTGGTGAAAAAAGAAGGTAACTCTGCAGCTGCTGGTGTGAAAATGCAACGAGTCTACAATCagaatgtccatccatccattctctatacacctctttatcctcattagggtcgcggggggtgctggagcctatcccagctgactcgggcgaaggcaggggacaccctggacaggtcgccagtttgttgcagggctgcatatacagacgaacaatcacattcacacctacgggcaatgtAGAgtagccaattaacctcagcatatttttggactgtgggaggaagccagactgcccagagaaaacccacgcatgcacagggagaacatgcaaactccatgcagaaagatcccagaaatATGCCTTTCAACAGGATGATGCATATAGCAAATGCACTAAAGACTAGCTAGCTCTAACAGAAGAAGTTAAGGGTTATGGAATGGGCAGATCAGAAAGTGACTGGTgtacaaacatgcaaaacactTGCAAGacggttttttttctgtcaagcagCAATGCTAGATTCTGATAGTTTTGCTGCATAAGTTTTTGATTGAAAATCTGATGTTCAATTAAATCCTATTTATCTGTAGGCATGGTCTCAAAGATGATTAAGTCTTTCCTCCTTCAAACGCTCGGGAAAAAAAGCAGGCActaggtaaaaaaacaaaaaacattgactgcagtgatatttcagttttctcaCCTTATATTCACACCTGCACTGGCAAGTCTCATTTATATGCGACGATAGACTATTTACTGGGTTAAATGTTTGGTACCTCTGCATGTTTTCATACAGTAAAGAGCTAAAACTactatttttcttcagaatattgTGAGGAAAAGTAATAATCTGTGTTTTAATTAgtgcaatttaaatgtaatgtaCCAAAGCAGCACTTCTGTTGGTGTGGGAAGATAAACTGGCTTGGTGTAGTTCTTTCATTTGGCCACAGAGCGTCGCTGTGGTCTTTATATGGCGAATGCTGCACTCAGCATGTCCAGGCAACAACGCAGGAGCAAAGTCAAATTTGAAAATAATATCTTCAAGCTTTATTTAAttca encodes:
- the cplx2a gene encoding complexin 2, like, with the protein product MNFVMKAALGGGPPDVGKMLGGEEKEEDPDAAKKEEERQEALRQQEEERKAKYAKMEAERESMRQGIRDKYGLKKREVAEAEAAAAAEEAAEGSLTRPKKAVPAGCGDEEEEESIMDTVMKYLPGPLQDMLKK